A region of the Magnetococcales bacterium genome:
CCAAAGAGGCGGATTGGCAGCGGCGGGACGAGGTGAAATATCTCATGGAGCGGGCGCAAAACCAGGTGCTCATGGATCACTATGTGGCCTCCCAAACCGAGCCAGCCCCGGGTTTTCCCGATGAGGCGCGGATCAAAAACAGCTACAAAAAAAATCTGGAGCGGTTTCGAGTCCCGGCCAAAGTGCACATTGCCCAAATTTATCTGGCGGTCAAACCGGGAGCGGATAAAAAAAACCGGCAAAAGGTCATCCAGGCGGCCCAAAAACTCCTCCGCCAAGCCCAGGCCCAGGGGGCTGACTTTGCCTCTCTGGCCAAAAGCCATTCCCAACACCAGCCGAGCGCCGGGGAGGGGGGGGATATGGGCTGGGTGGCATTTCCCAATCTCCTGCCTGAGATCAAACGTTCCCTGGATGGTATGAAACCGGGAGAGATCAAGGGGCCGGTGGCCAGCTCCCAGGGGGTGCATATTATCAAGCTGTTGGGGGTCCAAAAAGCCACCTATCACCCCTATAAAGAGGTGCGAAGTACCCTGGTCAAGCTGCTCAAACGCCAAAAGACCCGGGAAAACAAACGAAATTATTTAAAGAAAATGAAAAAAAACGATCCGGTAAGCGTTTTTCATGACCGCTTGGATGCTCTAAAATAAGCCCGATATCATCAACACTTTGCCCGAAGTGACTTCGGGTCCGGTGACTCAAACCATCTCCCGATAGAAAGGGTGCTTATAAATGAAGCAGCTGCTTTTTTACAAAAAACCCGTGGCCATCAACAAAAAAACCCACGCCAACACCCTCGTCAAGCCGCCGGGGAGCGATTTTTCCTTTGCGCAAAAAACCAGCTTTGTCGCCCTCGCAGGCCACGAGTTTGCCCACGCTGCCAAGGAGTATGCCATCGTTTTTGCCAAGGCCGGCGGGGGGCAGGGGCAGATCGCACCGGTGGTGCTTTTGGGGCTGCGCTCCAAGGAAAACCTGCTGGTGGATGAGGATGGCAGATGGCGGGGACGCTATATTCCCGGCTTTGTTCGACA
Encoded here:
- a CDS encoding peptidylprolyl isomerase: MMIPRMRALAGIFLLGWLVTMPAGKAWAGWDFLGDNDQVVVATMGRVELTLAELQRVLDHAPAQVKAQVVGDPEQLRQVIEEELLKKVLLSQAKEADWQRRDEVKYLMERAQNQVLMDHYVASQTEPAPGFPDEARIKNSYKKNLERFRVPAKVHIAQIYLAVKPGADKKNRQKVIQAAQKLLRQAQAQGADFASLAKSHSQHQPSAGEGGDMGWVAFPNLLPEIKRSLDGMKPGEIKGPVASSQGVHIIKLLGVQKATYHPYKEVRSTLVKLLKRQKTRENKRNYLKKMKKNDPVSVFHDRLDALK